A single Stigmatopora argus isolate UIUO_Sarg chromosome 7, RoL_Sarg_1.0, whole genome shotgun sequence DNA region contains:
- the LOC144078081 gene encoding dynein axonemal light chain 4, giving the protein MAGTGEGKKEEADYKRLHSFPLIRHTDMPEEMRVETMELCVTACEKFATNNESAAKMIKESMDKKFGSSWHVVIGEGFGFEVTHEVKNLLYMFFGGSLAVCVWKCS; this is encoded by the exons ATGGCAGGAACTGGCGAGGGAAAGAAAGAGGAGGCCGACTACAAGAGACTACACAGCTTCCCTCTCATTAGG CACACGGACATGCCTGAGGAAATGAGGGTGGAGACGATGGAGTTGTGTGTTACCGCTTGTGAAAAATTTGCCACTAATAATGAG AGCGCCGCCAAGATGATCAAGGAATCCATGGACAAGAAGTTCGGCAGCTCGTGGCACGTGGTGATCGGCGAGGGATTCGGTTTCGAGGTCACTCACGAAGTCAAGAACTTgctttacatgttctttggtgGGAGTCTTGCCGTATGCGTGTGGAAATGCTCCTAG
- the LOC144077989 gene encoding neuronal pentraxin receptor-like produces MKFMVVLVGAGALAFLGAVICIFASVYPRKGAAAAATSDDNGTLTSEPLLRPLERLGALHGADSSGVENEFGLPSPDGLDLGEEIGRGSSKTLSYSRLICTPIPPGDCEGKDGGRRAMADDPLADDPLADEEWTFLRTTAEELRQMVARQNDQILMDQRTIRELTGKLSECESGLEEEDDRGGEGPERSVGVWSGNRRIMAGDDVSSSAASQLQTARAVEELARAIMDLKDRIEKLEAEIGPAALNLTETSTTASTSTPTVTAKAPTPPTSNANSKPAVPAAPGAHRPGSKPPGKGPPGRGKAPWRVEDLEGELERKIKMLEKERQAMRKETQGQYEKIDQGLDTANHRVSELEHTLSEPSFPDGFVLSFPMRTNYMYGLVRKEITEMYAFTACVWLKAKEGGIGTPFSYSVPGQPNELVLLQGVHNPVELLINDKVAQLPLSLPQDQWQHICVSWTLRDGVWKAYQGGKMKGRGEGLAAWHPIKPGGVLILGQEQDTLGGRFDASQALVGELSQFNLWDRVLKPAEVAALAECTSSVLGNIAPWTDLDVDVYGGATKESLDPCHAAQRSNPKQ; encoded by the exons ATGAAGTTCATGGTGGTCCTGGTGGGCGCCGGCGCGCTGGCCTTCCTCGGCGCCGTCATCTGCATCTTCGCCAGCGTTTACCCCCGTAAAGGCGCAGCGGCGGCGGCAACCTCGGACGACAACGGCACGCTGACGTCCGAGCCGCTCCTGCGGCCCCTGGAGCGGCTCGGCGCCCTCCACGGCGCCGACTCCTCGGGCGTGGAGAACGAGTTCGGGCTCCCCTCGCCCGACGGGCTCGACCTCGGCGAGGAGATCGGCCGAGGCTCCAGCAAGACCTTGAGCTACAGCCGACTCATCTGCACGCCGATCCCGCCGGGGGATTGCGAGGGGAAGGACGGCGGGCGGCGGGCGATGGCCGACGACCCCCTGGCCGACGACCCCCTGGCCGACGAGGAGTGGACTTTCCTCCGCACCACCGCCGAGGAGCTCCGGCAGATGGTGGCGAGGCAGAACGACCAGATCCTTATGGATCAGAGGACCATCCGGGAGCTGACGGGAAAGCTGAGCGAGTGCGAGAGCGgtctggaggaggaggacgaccgCGGCGGCGAGGGACCCGAGCGCAGCGTGGGGGTCTGGAGCGGCAACCGGCGCATCATGGCCGGAGACGACGTCAGCTCCTCGGCGGCCTCGCAGCTGCAGACGGCGCGGGCCGTGGAGGAGTTGGCTCGGGCCATCATGGACCTGAAGGACCGCATCGAAAAATTGGAG GCCGAAATAGGCCCAGCAGCCTTGAACCTCACCGAAACATCTACAACTGCAAGCACCAGCACCCCGACGGTGACGGCCAAAGCGCCGACTCCCCCCACGAGCAACGCCAACTCCAAGCCGGCGGTTCCGGCGGCCCCAGGGGCCCATCGACCCGGCTCCAAACCTCCGGGCAAGGGCCCCCCCGGTCGCGGGAAGGCCCCCTGGAGGGTGGAGGACCTGGAAGGCGAACTGGAGAGGAAAATCAAGATGCTGGAGAAGGAACGGCAGGCCATGAGGAAGGAGACTCAAGGCCAGTACGAGAAGATCGACCAGGGATTGGACACCGCCAACCACCGCGTCAGCGAATTGGAGCACA cCCTAAGCGAGCCATCCTTCCCCGACGGCTTCGTGCTGTCCTTCCCCATGCGCACAAACTACATGTACGGCCTGGTCCGGAAGGAGATAACGGAGATGTACGCTTTCACCGCCTGCGTCTGGCTCAAGGCGAAGGAGGGCGGGATCGGTACGCCCTTCTCGTACTCGGTACCCGGGCAGCCCAATGAGCTGGTCTTGCTGCAAGGCGTCCACAACCCCGTGGAGCTCCTTATCAACGATAAG GTGGCCCAGTTGCCGCTGTCCCTGCCTCAGGACCAATGGCAGCACATCTGCGTCAGCTGGACGCTGAGGGACGGCGTGTGGAAGGCCTATCAGGGCGGCAAAATGAAGGGGCGAGGTGAAGGACTGGCCGCCTGGCACCCCATCAAACCTGGAGGGGTGCTCATACTGGGCCAAGAACAG gACACTCTTGGCGGACGCTTCGACGCCTCCCAAGCGCTGGTGGGCGAACTCTCGCAGTTCAACTTGTGGGACCGAGTCCTGAAGCCGGCCGAAGTGGCCGCCCTGGCGGAGTGCACCTCCTCGGTCCTCGGCAACATCGCCCCCTGGACCGATCTAGACGTGGACGTCTACGGCGGCGCCACCAAGGAATCCTTAGACCCGTGCCACGCCGCTCAGAGATCCAACCCCAAACAGTGA